TCCGCTCCTACCGCGACCTGGTCACCGACCACCCCGGCATCGTCGCCACCTTCGCGCGCAAGCGCTGACTCGCGACTGGCTCCCCGGTCTCAGCCGCCGGCGGGTGGGTCCAGCAGCTCGGCGCTGATGTCCTCCCAGTGGAAGACGTCGCGCCACCGGTCGTGGTCCGGGTCGTGGATCTCGGAGGCCCACCCCTCGAAGGCATCTGCCACGCGGTCCCGCGAGAGCGTGCGCGTCATCAGGTGCCTCGGCGGGTCGTCGTCGCGCACCTCGAGCCGCAGGAGACCATCGCCCTGGAGCAGGACCTGGACGTAGCGACCCGGGTGGTCGAGGTTCTGCAGGATCAGTACGCCGTCCCCGCGCGGCAGCGTCTCCAGAAGTCCGAGCACCGCATCGCGGCTGGGGCCGCGGATGATTCCGCGATGGGTGCCGTGCAGCTTGAACCGCTGCGCCTGCGTCCGGTTCACAGTCAGACCGTAGCGCGTGGGGTCGGGCTCGGACCCAGCCACGAGCCGGCAGCGTGGACTAGCGTCGAGTGATGCGGGAGCAGTGGCACCTCGAGGGGCAGGCTGAGCCAGTCGGCGCTGGCGACGTCGCCGCGACCTTGATGCGTCGTGGCAGGTGGATCGGTAACGGCCGGTCCCGCGGTGTCAGTGCGCTGCGCTGTCGGCGAGCCATGCGTCCAGGACGGCCATGTACTCGTCGTAGAAGCCGTACCAGACGCTGTGTCCCGCGCCCTTCACGCCGTGCACCGCGAAGCCCAGTGCCCTGAGCTCATGGACGCGGTTCGCTGACACGTACTCACTCGGGTCGGCATGGATGAGCAGCGACGGGATCGCAGCGGTAGGAGGCGTGATGTCGTCCCACTCCTCTGCCAGCTCCAGCGCGACCGCGCTCGCGACGTCGAAGAGGCGGGCGGCCTCCTCCTCGATCTCACGATCGCGTTGCTTCCACCAGGTCCTGGTCTGGGCGAGCCTCGAAGCCGTCCTGCCCGCCCTGGCCCGCTCGAACAGGGCAGCCAAGGTGTCGGCATCCCGCGGTTGCGCGTCCGAGTCGAGTGGCTGGAAGGGGATGTCCACGTAGACCACGCGGGCCGGCTCCAGACGCTCAAGGGCACCTGCGACCACCATGCCGCCGAGGGACTGGCCGATGGCCAGGGCCGGTCGTGGCGGCACCGACTCGACGAGGCTGTCCACGAAGGCGCTCATGCCCCCGTCGAGACACTGGCCGGAATGACCATGGCCCGGGAGGTCGACTGCGATCGCGCGGTAGCCCCGGTCGGCCAGGGCAGGGCCGATCTCCCAGAACTGGCGGGACTCGCCCATCATCCCGTGCACCAGAACGGCAACGCGATCGCCGCTGCCCCATTCGCGCGTGTGCAGTCGCACGGCGCCACCCCCATGGTCGTGAGGTCGACAGCCTAGGGGAGGGGAGTTGCGCGGCGCGTCCGTCGTCGACGTGAGCGGATGCTCGGTTGCGGCACATCGGGACGTCAGGTCAGCCGCGCCCTCACGAGTGCAGCGAGGTCCTTGGCGGCGGCCGTGAGTGCCTCCCCGGCATCCAGGCGTATCTCGGCCTCCACCTTCCACCCTCCAGGCACTGTCGACTCCCACAGCAACACGTGGAGGTTGACGTGGCCATCGTGATCCGCCTGGATGCGCAGATCGCCTTCGACGGACTCGTAGTCCCGACTTCCGTTCCACCCTCGCCAGTTCGTGGCCAGATCGGCGAAGTAGCGAGCCAGGCTGGTGAAACCTTCGTCGTACCCCTCGTAGACCTGCCGCGACGCGCGGAGGTCGGGGCCCGCGATGGTGACTGAGAGGTGGTGAGCCGGGGCCTCCGACGCATCGTCGGGGTCGGAGAAGACCAGCGCCGTGCGAACGTCTCCCATGACCACCTGCTCCATGTGGACAGCATGACGGACCGGTCGACAGCTCACCGGCCCGGAGCACGCCTGCAGCCCCGCTACCGGGCAGGCGGCGGGGTGTGGGGCGGGGTCATCTTCGAGGTCGCGGGATCCGGGGTGGACCTGGGTCGGGTGGGTCGAGCGCGGTGGTGCCGGTGCGGTCCCGTTGGTAGCGGTGGCCGTGAGGGCTGGTCCACTCGAAGACTCCGGGCGCGGTCATCCGGTAGCGCCAGGCGGTGTGGGTCTTGAGGCGGTGGTGGAACCGACACAAGGCACCGAGGTTCTCGGTCTCCGTGGGGCCGGGCTGTGGCCGACCTTCCGCCTCGGCGTCGTGGTCGTACTCGATGACGTGGTCGACGTCGCAACCCCTGGCTGGACGGCCACAGAATGGGAAGACGCAGGTGCGGTCGCGGAGGACCACGTGCTCACGGATCCGGTCCGGGATGTCGTAACCGGGCGAGCACTTCTCCTGGTTGAGGTCGATGACCGGCTTGACCGTGATCTTCGTGCGGGAGTCGGCGCACCAGGACCTGAGCTGCTCGAGCAGGAGGAGTCGCTGCCCTTCCTCCAGCCGACCGGTCCGCTCGAAGACGGTGGTGTCGCCCGAGATGGTGGCGTCGAAGTGGGCGTGGAGCACGACCTCCCGCGCGACCGGGAGTCCGTCGGCGTCCGTCGCGCCAGCATCGCCGTGCTGGAGGAGGTCGAGAGCGGTCTGCGTACGCGCGAGGTCACCCAGCGCCTTCGCGCGACGGGCATCCAACGACTCCTCGGAACCGAGGGCCTTCTGCGTCGCCGCCCCGTGGGCAAGGGCGTGGTGGAGGTCGAGCCCGTCGGCGAGATCGATCTCTGCCTCCAGCCGCACGGTCCCGGCGAAGTGCACGTCCTCGTCGTGGATCGTGACGTGCCGGGGGTCGACGTGGAGGTACCCGTCCTCAGGGTCCGCGGCCGGGTCGACGCCTGCAAGGTCGTAGCGCTTGATGGTCTCCGCGACGAGGCGGTCGAGCTGGGCGGGGCCGATCTTTCCGGCGACGGCGGCGACCTGGGTGTCGACGAACCCGGCTGCTTCGACCGTCAGCTCCGGGGTCGAGTGGATGGTCACCTCGGCGACGGCCCGGGCGCGCCAGGCGGGGACGCGTCCGGAGTGGACCTGCGACCACAGTCGGGGAAGGCGGTGGCGCAGCTCGAGGGCGTGGCCGATCAACTTCTTCGCCGACACGCTCGTGATGCCCAGGACGGTGCCGAGCTCGGCGACGCAGAACTCCGCGATCAGCGGCGTACCCGGTCCGGCGATGGGCTCCTCGTGCTCACAACCGGCAACCGTGAACGAGGCGGCCGTATGGATGGACTCGGGCGGGTGGAGGTCTGCCCAACGGGCGGCGAGGTCGAGCTGGCGGGCGGCTTCGGTGTTCTCGATCGAGCGAGAGGCCCTGATCGAGGCGAGCAGGGCTGCGGGGCCGAGGGCGTCTGCCCCGGCCTCTGCTCCTGCTTCAAGTACCTCGATCATGCGTTCGATTCTAGAGAAAGGGTCCGACAGTGGCCGGGTCTCGATACAGGGAGGATGGGTTACCCGGTCGGGGTCTGACCTATCTCGATACTGGCGCTGCTTGGTGTGGCTGCCTTGAAGTGCGACGTGTCGGCCCCGGCAGGGCTTGTCTGTTCTGGTGGCCAGGCCGGGCGGGCGTGACCTCATAGGACCCTGAAGAAGTTCCCGTCGCTGTACTGTCCGCCCGACCTGGAAGGTCATCTTTCACACGATGGTGAAGGAGACATTTCCAGCATGAGTGATGTGTCTGTTGAAGAACAAGTTCTTGATGGGCCCGGCGTGGTGGTGGGTGTTGACACCCACCAACTGGTCCATGTCGCGGCCGTGATCGACGCTCGCTTGGGCAGGCTGGCAGATCGTGAGTTCCCCGCGACCAGGGCTGGCTTTGGCGAACTGGTGTCGTGGGCCGCGACCTACGGTCCGGTCCTCGCGGTCGGAGTGGAGTCGACCGGTTCCTACGGTGCGGGGCTGACCCGCCACCTGCTCACTCACGGGGCGGGTGCGTTCGAGGTGTTCGAGGTCAACCGGCCGGAAAGGGCCACCCGGGTCAGACACGGCAAGTCCGACCCGCTCGACGCCTACTCGGCAGCCGAGCAGGTCCTGGCCGGGCGCGCGAGCGGTCGGCCGAAGGTCAAGACCGGGATCGTGGAGGCGATCCGCGTGATCAAGGTCCCCCGCGATGCGGCGGTCAAGAACCGCACCGCCGCGTACAGCCAGCTGCGTGACCTGATCACCGCTGCATCCGGGCGCCTTCACGACGACCTGATCGGGCTGAGCGGGAAGAAACGGGTAGCCAAAGTCCTGGCCATGCGCCCCGACCCGAGCCGGGTCGCTGATCCCGACCACGCGGTGCGCCATGCACTACGAGCGCTGGCGCGACGCATCGCCTACCTCGACGGCGAGATCGCTGAGGCCGACAAGCACCTGGCGACCCTCGTGCAACAGGCCTGCCCGTCCTTGCTTGCCATGGCCCAGGTCGGAGTCCAGACCGCCGCCCAGTTGGCGATCAGCACTGGCGAGAACATCGACCGGATGCGGTCCGAAGCCAGCTTCGCCAAGCTCGTCGGGGTTGCTCCGCTTCCCGCCTCTTCCGGCAAGACCCGCCGCCACCGACTCAATCCCGGGGGCGACCGCCAAGCCAACTCCGCGCTCTACATGATCACCGTCGGACGGATGGGCCGCCACGAGGAAACCCGCGCCTACGTCGAGCGACGGCGCGCCGAAGGACTATCCACCCCCGAGATCATCCGCTGCCTCAAACGCCACCTCGCCCGCAGCGTCTACAGAGCCCTCCGAACAGACCTCATGACCACTTGACGC
This sequence is a window from Nocardioides sp. S5. Protein-coding genes within it:
- a CDS encoding DUF6228 family protein — translated: MEQVVMGDVRTALVFSDPDDASEAPAHHLSVTIAGPDLRASRQVYEGYDEGFTSLARYFADLATNWRGWNGSRDYESVEGDLRIQADHDGHVNLHVLLWESTVPGGWKVEAEIRLDAGEALTAAAKDLAALVRARLT
- a CDS encoding IS110 family transposase, yielding MSDVSVEEQVLDGPGVVVGVDTHQLVHVAAVIDARLGRLADREFPATRAGFGELVSWAATYGPVLAVGVESTGSYGAGLTRHLLTHGAGAFEVFEVNRPERATRVRHGKSDPLDAYSAAEQVLAGRASGRPKVKTGIVEAIRVIKVPRDAAVKNRTAAYSQLRDLITAASGRLHDDLIGLSGKKRVAKVLAMRPDPSRVADPDHAVRHALRALARRIAYLDGEIAEADKHLATLVQQACPSLLAMAQVGVQTAAQLAISTGENIDRMRSEASFAKLVGVAPLPASSGKTRRHRLNPGGDRQANSALYMITVGRMGRHEETRAYVERRRAEGLSTPEIIRCLKRHLARSVYRALRTDLMTT
- a CDS encoding HNH endonuclease signature motif containing protein; translation: MIEVLEAGAEAGADALGPAALLASIRASRSIENTEAARQLDLAARWADLHPPESIHTAASFTVAGCEHEEPIAGPGTPLIAEFCVAELGTVLGITSVSAKKLIGHALELRHRLPRLWSQVHSGRVPAWRARAVAEVTIHSTPELTVEAAGFVDTQVAAVAGKIGPAQLDRLVAETIKRYDLAGVDPAADPEDGYLHVDPRHVTIHDEDVHFAGTVRLEAEIDLADGLDLHHALAHGAATQKALGSEESLDARRAKALGDLARTQTALDLLQHGDAGATDADGLPVAREVVLHAHFDATISGDTTVFERTGRLEEGQRLLLLEQLRSWCADSRTKITVKPVIDLNQEKCSPGYDIPDRIREHVVLRDRTCVFPFCGRPARGCDVDHVIEYDHDAEAEGRPQPGPTETENLGALCRFHHRLKTHTAWRYRMTAPGVFEWTSPHGHRYQRDRTGTTALDPPDPGPPRIPRPRR
- a CDS encoding alpha/beta fold hydrolase; its protein translation is MRLHTREWGSGDRVAVLVHGMMGESRQFWEIGPALADRGYRAIAVDLPGHGHSGQCLDGGMSAFVDSLVESVPPRPALAIGQSLGGMVVAGALERLEPARVVYVDIPFQPLDSDAQPRDADTLAALFERARAGRTASRLAQTRTWWKQRDREIEEEAARLFDVASAVALELAEEWDDITPPTAAIPSLLIHADPSEYVSANRVHELRALGFAVHGVKGAGHSVWYGFYDEYMAVLDAWLADSAAH